A window of Mustela erminea isolate mMusErm1 chromosome 19, mMusErm1.Pri, whole genome shotgun sequence genomic DNA:
cgactcccattttttttttccagttgacgaggaggaagagaaacagcgTCCCTGGGGCGTCTATGGACTACAACTCCCAAGAGCCTCTTCACTCAGACTATTAGACTCCCAGAGTCTCTATGGAACGTGTCATTCCAATGATCCGCTAGTATTGACAACTAACAGATTTCCCTGAATTCTCTGCTTACTTCTGGACTACACTAGGGTGGTAAACTCTACAGATCCGGTAAGTTCTTGTAAGAGTCAAGATAATAAGCCCCAAGTGCCCCTGGGAAGCCTCACCATCATCGCGATCATCATCACGGCCGCTAACAGTGATGAGGCACTTAACCACGTGCCAGCCACTATTCTCAACTCTCGTTTAATTCACGCGGGGTAAGTATTATtaatgtctccattttacaggtaataATTATAACTAACATTTCTTACCCTATTaagtattcatatatttatatgtaaatttatatttatatattaaatatatatttataagataaatgcataaaatatgtgtgttaaatatgcatttattatgttgtgtataaatatatgtatttatgaaattCTTGCAAGGACTCCATGAAGTAAATACTATATTTATCACTTCAGGTTTATGTAAGAGGCatctaaggcccagagaggttaagtaacttctcTAAGGTGACACAGCTACCATGAGTAGGAAGTAGGGGCTGAGATTCAAAGCGAGGAAGCGCACGTCAAATTCACCTTCTCAAACCGCTAAATTAGGTCTGCTGTTTCTTGGCTGCTTGCCTCTCACCCTCTAAGACTGTCAAGATGACTGATTTAAAACttagggaggggaggggaggggaggggaaagggaggcgggaagaagaaggggagggggaggggaggatagggaagagaggaggggaggaggggaaaagggagggcTCGTGGGCAGTTGGGTCAGTGAAGCGCTCCAATCTTGaaatcagctcaggtcacaatctcagggctgtgagatgaaGCCCGGGGTCCAGTTCCATGATtgacgtggagcctgcttaagattctatctctccctctccctctgcccctcacccccctaaaaagaaaattggagggGATTTATCCAGAAAACCTTGCAGTGGAATTCTCAAGAACGACCTTCCCATGAGCCTCTGCAGGAGTGCACACCCCTTCCCAGATGCTCACCTGAGTCAGGTGACAGAGAGTAGCCCTTACACTGACCAGCCGGTCCTGCAGGAGGCGCTGGCGCCCCCACGCCCTCCCTGGAGCCGCAGCCTCTCTGGCTGTTTGGCCCAGTTGCTGCCTGGTCAACTCCAAGGCTGCTTCCAGCTGCTCCTGCACCGAGAGGGAAGGTGGTTAGACTTCTGAGTTCACATTTGGCCCcagcaagagagaaaaggtgTCCTCCCAAATCCCTGGGCATGCTGGAGAGCAGGAGGGGAAAGGCAGGTGGAGAAGCCAAATGTCCCTCCCCATCTCAGAGCCTCACAccttctcctcctgtctctgGTCTATCTCCTCCCGCAGCATCCTCAAGAGCCGGTCCTGCCCACACAATTTGGTCAACAGAgtctggagaaaggagaacaggAGCAGCTTATGGACCAGATCTGGCTCTTCCCCGTCCTCCCTGCCACACCCCACCCCATCTAAAGCATTCTCCCCCCAGCTCTGAGTACTTGGAAGGGTTTACACCACAGAGAACTTACATCTGTCTCCAAGCTTTGGTGAAAAGTTGAATCCAGCGGGGGACCCGgctggggaaaaggagaaaagccagGTGTCACATAGACAGTCTTTATTGTAGCTCAATGCTCAGTCAAGCCCTGTTTCTCAAGCCCTGCTTCTATTCGCATATCCCCCCACCCTTCTTcttactagcttttttttttctttctttctttctttctttctgggctcAACCtggggcttcaactcacaacACTAAGATagagacctaagctgagatcaagagttggatgtttaactgactgagccccccaggcatccccttaTTAGCTTTGTTCCAAGCTTTAGCAAACCTCAGTAGACCACCTGCCAAATTCCTGGCCTTAGGAAGATCCAATGACTCTGTTACCAAAAAGCTTCAGCGATGTTATAATTGGTGGAGAACATTTAGACATTTCTTttacaactgaaaataaaataaggatgctTGCTACTACTGTTACAGTTTAACACTGTTTTAGAGAACTTGACCTAtgctataagaaaagaaaaaggaaacaaataaaagtgTTAGGATGGGAATGATATGCTTATCGACCCAGAGAAACCAACGAAATCAAAGAGTGATTAGAGTAAGAGaattcggggtgcctggctggctcagtcagtgaagcatgtgcCTCTTGTTTTGGGGGTCTTGAGTTcgggccccatgctgggtgtagagattactttaaaaaaaattttttttaaaaagaataagagaattcAGCAAGAGTGCCAGGTGAAAACGAGTTTCCAAACATCAATAGTCTATCTCTACACCATCCGTAGCTAGAAGatataatctggaaaaaaaaagatgatgccaTTCAAATAGCTATAAAAACTATCAGGAATTTAGGAGTTACCTTAACTAAGAGTATACAAGAGCtctatggaaaacaaaatttaaaactgaaataaataccTAGAAGATGATATCAGTGAATGGAGAGATATTCTATATGTATGCTACCCAGTTTGTGgcagtcctaggaaactaatGGAAGCATCGGTCAAGGGACCTTAAAATATCCAATCTTCTCTAGGCACACTGGTCCAGGAGATGACATTCTCCATAGCCAAGAAAACAAGGAAGGGGGTTCTGGCAGATTCAAGGCGCCAAGGACACCTACCAATAAAACCATGGAAGCCCGTGTCCCGGGAGCTCTCGGGGGTAGTTGGAGATATGTGGAGGAGCCAGAGGGGGCCTGGGAGGAATAACGAAATAGAGATGTTTCAAAATTCACATGTTTTAGTAACTGATCTTACAGTGGGTGCATCCAGAATTGGTGTGACTTAGGAGAGTCTCTGAGGTTCAGAACGGGCCCCCTGCAACTTCCTCAACTACCTGTTCTCCAGCTTTGTGCCACTGCGGGGACACATGGGATGATAATAAATGGAGAAACCTGGCAAAACTGCCCCAAGGGTCCATAAATGTTGCAATCTACTTTCAGTCCCACATTTGTGATTAACTGTGGATATTCTGGGCCTATAATTCCATCTTGGAAAGATAAACTAGAGACACAAGACAGGTGCAATCCCCACTACCTCTCCTGGCATTGTCCAGGACAGTATTCTGGACTACAATCCCCATAATACATAAGGTGTAATGGCCAGAGGCTGGCTTGAAAACACTGCCCTGAGAACTGATGGGAGATGAAGTCCCCTTTCCCTCATATCTGAAGCCAGCTGTGATTATGTTGAACCACAATTTCCATGATGCCAAGGGGCCATGGCCGCTGACCAACCTGGAAAGACAGACCATGCCCATCTGCTCACCTGTGTTCTGGCCTCCTGACTCCAGTGCTGGGGACTCCTGGGGGGCCTTCCTCCCCCAGACTCAGAGGAGGGTCCTCGCCGGGGAGTTGGGGGCCTGGAGAGTGTCTGGCGCTGAGGGCCCCAATCCAGGGGAGGCCGGACATCGATGCGACTCAGAGGGGTATGGGGTCTAGCAAGAGGTGCTATGTCACCAGAAGATGGAGGGGGTCTGCGCACAGGAGCAGAACGGGGCCGGGGAAggctcagaggggagggagggcgaGAGAGGGGTGTGAATAGGctgttgggcagagagagaatcaatcGGGAAACTGGGTGAACTAGAGCCTCCTCAGCCCACTACCCACCCAGTCAGCTTCATGTACATATACCCTTTCAGTGTCTCACTGTCCCTCTAGAGTAGAATCCCTCTCTATTAGCCTGATCCTGAATAATTTCCACCTTTGAGGCATCTCCTCCTTAGACTACCCCCTGTGGGTTCTGACCCACAAGAACTCCAGCAACTCACATCCACTGAAGGAAGAGAGCACTAAGCCACGCCCTGAATCAGCCACAGTCCCCGCTCTTCTCTTAGACCACACCCCCAATATAGCTCTTCCTCTGAATCTGTGGCCTGTGGAACCTTCTTGTCCCCAGACTCCCTCAACTCACTCTGGGCTCCTGGTCCTCCGGATCCGAGGTCCAGATTGGAGGTCggctgtggggctgggagtgAGCAGCCCAGGTCGTCCACGAAGTCTGGAGAGCCGAGCCACCTCTGGTGACTCTAAGCCgtgtctctcttcccctctgctcacCTCTGGGGGACCACCAGGGCCACCAGGGCCCTCTCCAGGCTGGGGACGTGGGGGTGACCTGGGTCGACCACTAACGAGTGTGCACAGAAGAAGACATCGCTCCTTTGTACCTCGTAACAGCCcatattcccatttcacagatgagcacAGGGGAACCCACACAGTTTAAAGGGTAAATGGTGCACTATAAATCATTGTTCCCtctttgcagatgggaaaactgaggcctcaAGTGTGGAAATGACTAGTGCAGGGCTACAAGGTCCTCTGGGGTCACTGAGCCCAAATTCCCAGACTATGAGTCTCCAGACTGAAACTTTGGAAAGGAGGGCGGAGTTTgaaaaaagcctttctttttatatttgatcGTTACTTAAGTAGCAGCCTTGGGGgtggagactttttaaaaaaatattttatttatttatttgacagacagatcacaagtaggcagagaggcaagcagagagagaggaagaagcaggctccctgcagagcagagagccggatccaagaccccgggaccatgacccaagcctaaggcagaggctttaacccactgagcctcccaggcgcccgacattttttttgtttaagattttatttatttggggtgcctgggtggctcagtgggttaaaatttctgccttcagctcaagtcatgatcccagagtcctgggatcgagcgccgcatcgggctctctgctcaaccgggagcctgcttcccttcctctctctctctgcttgcttctctgcctacctgtgatctctgtctgtcaaataaataaataaaatccttaaaaaaaaagatttaaaaaaaggttttatttatttatttgacagagggcgagagatcataagtaggcagagaagcagagggggaggggcgggaagggtctcctcagcagggagcccaatgcggagcctgggatcagaacctgagcagcggaaggcagaggcttaagccactgagcaaCCCGAgtgaggggcggggtggggagcgtggtggggagtggtgggaggggggagaCACGGATGACACCGACGGGGACTTCTGAGGGAGCCAGTCAGAGAGTATGGAATATTGATAAAGGGAAGGGCTGGACAAAAAAATGGTGGGCGGAGCTTAGAAGAGAAAGACTTTTTGCAGAAGTTCCCTGGAGTTGGGACCTGAAGGGCGGGAGCTCCTTAGCTAGAAGACGCGTGTTTGGACGTTGAAGAGGCAGGACCtaaaggggaggggctggggctaaTTAGATGGACCAGGATTAGAAATGCAGGTCAGGGGCGTGGCCAGAAACTATACTCACAAGTCGTCCCCCTCCGCTCTTGAGGCCCGGCCCAGCGCCCTCAGCCAGCCCCGCAGGTCCTCCAGAGTGTCCGCGGCCAGAACATAGGTCCTCATGCCTGGGTGCTCAGCCTGCGAGGGGAGAGAGAACTGGGGATCTGGACGCCCGGGCCCTCTAAAAAGGAGGATGCCATGGACCCTGGTCAAGGCTTTTTTATCTCCAATAATGGATGTTCCCATGGCTGCCCCCAACGCCTAGTGCCTTAGTGCCCACGGGGGATGGACGGACTCACGGTGAAGGTGAATCGCCGCCCTCGGGGAGCTCCTGGCCCATCAGGCCTGATGCTGTAGCTAGGGAGCAGGACGCTGCCCAGGACGCTCTCCTCGCGGCTGTCTGCAAGAGATGGGCTGGGATCAGGCAACACACAAGAGGCTaaaggaaaaagggggggggcgtcCACCCTGTGCCAGCCGGGGCACTGACCCTTGTAATAGAAGAGGCAGTGGCCGGAGAGGACGAACCAGCGGCGTTTCCAGAGCCGGAGCCCGGAGCTGTCCTGGGGAAACAGCGGGAGGCGAGGTCTGAGTAGAGGGGCAGTGGGGAGCGGAAACGTGGAAGTGAAGACAGTGACACCCGGGGACAGATAAacccagaaagaggagagaaacagacacGTGTTTGCTGCAACAGAGTGAGCCGAGAGCTGTACAGGGTGTACAGGGGTTGGTTGAGATCACAAGGATTCCGGACACAGTCAGACCTgagttgggctcctggctccgcCCCCTCAAACTATGCCATTAAGACTAGTCATTTCCTGGCTAGGACACttgtgttttctcatctgtcaattGGGGATTGAGAAGTTACCAGAAGGCTGGAACACGCAACTGTACAGCCTGTGTGCCAGAACTTTACATACTCAGACTTTTGATTGGATTCTTCTGGAGTCTGAGACACAGAGGCTAGGAAGGTGGTACTGGGACCCATAATCTGAATCCTGCATCTCCCATCTCCTCTGCCAAAACCACTCCATCTCCAACCTTGTGCCCCTCTTCTCGCCAATCCATTCCCACTGTAGTCAGTAGGATCTTTTTCAATTATGTCAGATGGTGGGAGTTCCCTGCTCAAAACAGAGCCTCCCATCATACTCAGAATAAATCTCGAATTCCTTCTCCTCTTTTACTGGCTTGCAGGGAGCCTCAAATATGGGTCTGCACAAAAACCACCAGGGGAGCTTGCTAAAATACAGTTTCCTGGGTCCTACCCTCAGAGTTCCTGAGTCCATAGATCTAGGGTGGGTGGGAGCTGACAGTCGGCATTTCCAGCAAGTTCCTAGCAGGGACACGTTGGAAACCACTGCCCTGCCATCCCTCCTGTCTCGACCTTTGGCTGGCTCTAAACACCAAGCTTTAGGCTAAGCCTTTTGCTCTCAGATTCTCTCCATCCCCCAGCTCTTAGCATGGTGGGTTCCTTCTTGTCTGTTCGTTCTCATCTCAAATGTCATCTCGGAGACACCTTCCCTGACCAAGAGTCAAAGGGCAGCCTCATCCCTCTGCCGCTTGTGTGCGTATCCTCCTGTGTTATTTCTTCAGAGCAATTCCAACAATTCCTAGAATCGAAATAGGCTACTGTCGTAcctgtccctgccccacccctcttGAACGTACGATAGATACTAGTTTGTCTTATCTGCTCTTGGCACATTACGGATATTCAGGAAGTGCTTGCGGAATGAACGGGTGCATGGAGCAAGGACAGAACAAGGAGAGAAGTCACATCAGAAAAAACGAAAGGCATTTGGAgactgggaaggagagaaacagtgGACAGCCAGGGGCCCAGCCTCTAGCGTCACTCGGTGTCccttcccttctcatgctcactcCACCTGCTTATGAAGCCAGCCTCGGATGTGCACTGGGAGGTTGGGATCTCTTCGGAGAGCATTGCCTCTTTTCCCAAAGGCATGCACCTTGCTTACTGCCCGGGGAGGCTtctgaggagagaaggaggacaGAAATGAACGGGGCCTCACATGGGCTTGGGGAGGtggtgctgggggttggggggaaggcaACCCGAGGCCCTTGCTCGGCTGCCCTTAGACACCAAGCCAAGGAAGAAACTTGAGTTTTGAGATCAGAACTGGATATTTGTGGTACAGAGCTGTTAGTCTGAATGGGTGGCTGGAGGTgtttgggggaaaggaagaagctactggctgaaggcagaaggaTGGGATTCAAGGGTCTACTGGTCTACTGCCAAGGAGAGGATGCTGTTGGCCACCAGAGCCAGAAGTGTAGTACAGTCTTTGGGATCGGAATTggaaatactggggcgcctgcgtggctcagtgggttaagcctctgccttcggctcaggtcatgatctcagggttctggaattgagccccgtatcaggctctctgcttggcggggagcctgcttcctcctccctctctacctgtctttctgcctacttgtgatctctgtctgtcaaataaataaatacatgaaatctaaaaaaaaaaaaaaaaaaaaaagaattggaactATTGGGAGGTGCCCTCTTAACCAGGAAGGACTTCCATGCCACGTTCTGGGTGCTGGATGGGTCAGCTGAGGAGGATGTCTCCATGCCAGGGAGTGACATCCCTAGCAACCATGTCCAAGGCAGAGAGATgactcccaacccctccccctccaacagATGGAGCCCCTGTCCTGTCTATGCAGGCATCTCAGGTGTCCACAGCCAGAGTCCCACAGGACTTCCTACTTGGCGCTGACCAAGGTTGGGATCGAATCTCTAGATTCTGAACTGGGGAAACTGGAAATGAGTAGAAGGTGGCAGAGGACAAGGAAACCAGTGAACTTTGGGTGACAATTTGTGACGCTGGTTTCTCAGACCTCTTGGAGACATCGTCAGAGAAAAGGTCTTTCCTTATCAGATTTCACAACTGGGTAGGTTGGTTAGAGGTAGGACAGGGAGTGAGTTCTCAGTCCCAGTCAAGGGTAGCCACAGCCTGAGTTCCCAGAGGGAGCCTCGTGGCTGGGGAGTAGTCCTGTCTTAGCAACTGGAGTGCAGCGGGACTGTTACTTTGCTTGAATTGGGAAAATCCAAAGGGTGGGGACAGCTGGGAGTGCCTCTGAATTCCTAGCTCCGGCTGATGGGCAGTTGGGACCTTACTGGGTGTGGGCAAGCCCATCTCTAAGGATCCTTACCCTTAGCAACGGGAAGCCCTTGGGTTGGCATGGAACCCCAACCCCCAGGGCTGCGAAACAGGAGGATGGGGCGGCCCAGAGCTCCAcccttctcccccgcccctccaagAAGCTCGAACCTTGGTGCTCAGGCTGCCCAGCGAGGAGATGGTGGAAGCGCTGCTGGCCAGGCTGAGGCTGCTCCGAGGTCTGCCCTCCTCCATCAAGGgcttggggagagaaagaaaggggctgTGTGCCTGTCTCTGCAGCTGACCCGGCTGCGGACAGAGACAGGGTCAGGGGCTTGCAGGTCGGAGGAGGCTGAGGAGAAAGAGCCCGTTGTCTGGGGactgggggcctgggggaggcccAGGCCGGGGACTGCATACCGAGCGCGGTGCCAAGAGAGGTGGGCGGCGCTGGCAGCTGCGGGAAGGGGCAGCTGTCTGCCGCCCAAGACAGAGAATAGGGGCTCCTTTATTCTTGCCCCCTGCACTCTAGCCAGGAATTTGACCCTCTCTGTGCTCAGGGAGCCcccattctctgcctcttcccagcgGCCCCCAGCTACCTGTCTCCCGCCCGCCCACACGCATCACGCCAGCTATCCCTGCCAAACTCGGGGTTGCCAGGAATGTGCACCCAGGCAGTCCCTCCCAGGCCAGCCCGGGAACTTACCAGCTCTGGGGTCCCAAGGACGGGGCAAGAAGGCCGTGTGAGTGCTGGGGCCCCCAGCTGCGGTATCCCTCCTTTTCtggctggcggggggcggggggtagggggtggggggtggggctacCTCTCAGACCTGTTTCCCTTCTCACCTGCTCACTCAcaccttttttgctttttgtttctcctctcttctggtcactcttccttctttcagtatatgtgctgccgaagcgagcacaactcttccttctttcagagcgtctctgcctccagcctcaCCTTGCCTCTCCGTCTCTAATCGGTctcctccagtctctctctcactcattctctccccGGCCCCCTCCACCCAGGACTTTCCCTtcagtctttctgtttctgtcccaGATCTTTTCCCCCTCGGACTTTCAGAGTCTCTCTTCCTCAGGTTTCCATCtcgttctctccccctctctctccctcaccctcaagctcttcctctttctctctctctctctgtcccaccgacgttgtttcctcctctccctcagattccccttctgtcttcctcccctctccgtttctctttcctccctgctgGTCGGCCAGCCAGCCGCCCACGCTGCGGTCTCCCCTTCCAATCCCGGCTGACCCCGCCCCTCCTGGCCTCCCCCCCAACTTCCAAGCCTGACCCCTAGTTCAGCTGCCCCCACCGcccaggggaggggcggggggcccCCTGCCTCCTGGGTCCCTGCTGGACTGGGATTCCTCTGTGAAGAGGAGGAGCTGGGCCCCGACACCTCTGGGGTCCGGGTCACTGGCACCCTGAGGGAGGTAGCTGGGATCCTGGAACTAAAGGGGGCTCAGACTTCTGGGTCCCTGACAAGCTGTGAACCTGGAGTCAGGACTCCTGAGTGGTTAGTGGAGCTGGGCAGCGGGAAATGTGTTTTTGAGCCAATGGGTCCAGGTTTTCCAAGGAAGAGGGAGTGACCCTGGATTCCTGGATTATGACTAGGGCAGAGTCAGGAGGCCATGGTCAAACATCTACCTGGGATCCAGGTGATAATTGTGTTCTGGACTGAGGATGTCCCCGTCTGGAGGGAGACACGGTCCCCGGGCATATCTCGAGGAGCAAAATCATGGTAAAGGGGATGGGCCAGGGAATTGGGAGTGTGTCCCTGGGCCTGGTAAGGTTCAGTGGATTCTGCCCAGGCAGGATTTCAATTTGTGTAcgagcttgctttttttttttcttttttaaaagatatttatttatttattcatttgacagagagcgagtgagggagcgagtgcacaagcaggggaacaacagagggagagggagactcaggctctccgctaagcagggagcctgacacagggctcgattccaggaccccgggatcatgacgtggGCCAAAGCAgacgctcagccaactgagcctcccaggcaacCCTGTGTACGAGCTTTTGTCTGCGTCTCAAGTGGGTGAAACTTGTGCTTGAGACCAGGAAGGGGAGTCTGAGTTTTTGGTTTCCAGTGCACTCACccaatatttgttgagcacctactatgtgctgggcactgagggaaaaaaattagtGAGCAAAGCCAAGTGCCTGCCTTCAGGGTGCTACATTCTTGTTCTCCTTTGCAATTCATCTAGACTCTGCTGTGGCCACTTCTTCGGGCACATGGCattcccaagcctcagtttctcatccgTGAAAACGGAATGTGAAAAAACAATGCTCTGCCCCACCAGGAAGGAAGCGGACCGGTAGTGACGGTGGGAGACTCTAGCCTGTGGCCTGCTTTTTAAATCCGGGCGGGAAGCCGGTTTCCCACCCGGAAAGGAGCTTGGAGAGCGCCCAGGCGGCTGAGGCAGTGCCCGTGTTTGATTGACAAGCTCGCTTATTTCGGGGCGTGGCCGCGTTCGGAAACGCCGCGGTGTTGTCACACAAAACCCCCCGGAATCTCCGCGAGAATTCCGACctcactttccttcctcccctaccccaccccacgcCCCGACGCCTTCGTTTCGAAACCCCGCCTCCCCTCGTGACGTCATCACGTGCGGCCGCGTTGGCCTA
This region includes:
- the PLEKHA4 gene encoding pleckstrin homology domain-containing family A member 4 isoform X5, which codes for MLSEEIPTSQCTSEAGFISSSGLRLWKRRWFVLSGHCLFYYKDSREESVLGSVLLPSYSIRPDGPGAPRGRRFTFTAEHPGMRTYVLAADTLEDLRGWLRALGRASRAEGDDFGRPRSPPRPQPGEGPGGPGGPPEVSRGEERHGLESPEVARLSRLRGRPGLLTPSPTADLQSGPRIRRTRSPDLFTPLSRPPSPLSLPRPRSAPVRRPPPSSGDIAPLARPHTPLSRIDVRPPLDWGPQRQTLSRPPTPRRGPSSESGGGRPPRSPQHWSQEARTQAPSGSSTYLQLPPRAPGTRASMVLLPGPPLDSTFHQSLETDTLLTKLCGQDRLLRMLREEIDQRQEEKEQLEAALELTRQQLGQTAREAAAPGRAWGRQRLLQDRLVSVRATLCHLTQERERVWDAYSSLEQELGTLRETLEYLLHLGSPQDRASAQQQLWMVEDTLAGLGGPQKPPPNTEPDSPSPALQAEESSERESLPESLELSSTRLPEADWGRPPGGDRDLSSPRSGLGSPRVSRASSPESRRPASPQAGTKPPLARPRMSAQEQMERIRRNQEFGRPLPRPASPRLLTLGRTLSPARRQPDTEPRPVQGHSGAPKWLRSSGSWSSPRNTTPYLPTAEGHRERVLSLSQALATEASQWHRMMTGGNLDSRGDPLPPAPPPPSDPSPHVTSPPRSPVANSGSAGLSCGGSGRGAGPASWEPTWESGTAPPALTQEEGAWPLRVTLLQSSF
- the PLEKHA4 gene encoding pleckstrin homology domain-containing family A member 4 isoform X6, encoding MEEGRPRSSLSLASSASTISSLGSLSTKKPPRAVSKVHAFGKRGNALRRDPNLPVHIRGWLHKQDSSGLRLWKRRWFVLSGHCLFYYKDSREESVLGSVLLPSYSIRPDGPGAPRGRRFTFTAEHPGMRTYVLAADTLEDLRGWLRALGRASRAEGDDFGRPRSPPRPQPGEGPGGPGGPPEVSRGEERHGLESPEVARLSRLRGRPGLLTPSPTADLQSGPRIRRTRSPDLFTPLSRPPSPLSLPRPRSAPVRRPPPSSGDIAPLARPHTPLSRIDVRPPLDWGPQRQTLSRPPTPRRGPSSESGGGRPPRSPQHWSQEARTQAPSGSSTYLQLPPRAPGTRASMVLLPGPPLDSTFHQSLETDTLLTKLCGQDRLLRMLREEIDQRQEEKEQLEAALELTRQQLGQTAREAAAPGRAWGRQRLLQDRLVSVRATLCHLTQERERVWDAYSSLEQELGTLRETLEYLLHLGSPQDRASAQQQLWMVEDTLAGLGGPQKPPPNTEPDSPSPALQAEESSERESLPESLELSSTRLPEADWGRPPGGDRDLSSPRSGLGSPRVSRASSPESRRPASPQAGTKPPLARPRMSAQEQMERIRRNQEFGRPLPRPASPRLLTLGRTLSPARRQPDTEPRSWDSRFTPISSCAADGSPRGVQVGEAETSSHHQCFSFRMGVTVQDCGSHFFFFFVTMCYQRGKQ
- the PLEKHA4 gene encoding pleckstrin homology domain-containing family A member 4 isoform X4; the protein is MEEGRPRSSLSLASSASTISSLGSLSTKKPPRAVSKVHAFGKRGNALRRDPNLPVHIRGWLHKQDSSGLRLWKRRWFVLSGHCLFYYKDSREESVLGSVLLPSYSIRPDGPGAPRGRRFTFTAEHPGMRTYVLAADTLEDLRGWLRALGRASRAEGDDFGRPRSPPRPQPGEGPGGPGGPPEVSRGEERHGLESPEVARLSRLRGRPGLLTPSPTADLQSGPRIRRTRSPEPHTPLSRIDVRPPLDWGPQRQTLSRPPTPRRGPSSESGGGRPPRSPQHWSQEARTQAPSGSSTYLQLPPRAPGTRASMVLLPGPPLDSTFHQSLETDTLLTKLCGQDRLLRMLREEIDQRQEEKEQLEAALELTRQQLGQTAREAAAPGRAWGRQRLLQDRLVSVRATLCHLTQERERVWDAYSSLEQELGTLRETLEYLLHLGSPQDRASAQQQLWMVEDTLAGLGGPQKPPPNTEPDSPSPALQAEESSERESLPESLELSSTRLPEADWGRPPGGDRDLSSPRSGLGSPRVSRASSPESRRPASPQAGTKPPLARPRMSAQEQMERIRRNQEFGRPLPRPASPRLLTLGRTLSPARRQPDTEPRPVQGHSGAPKWLRSSGSWSSPRNTTPYLPTAEGHRERVLSLSQALATEASQWHRMMTGGNLDSRGDPLPPAPPPPSDPSPHVTSPPRSPVANSGSAGLSCGGSGRGAGPASWEPTWESGTAPPALTQEEGAWPLRVTLLQSSF
- the PLEKHA4 gene encoding pleckstrin homology domain-containing family A member 4 isoform X3, which translates into the protein MEEGRPRSSLSLASSASTISSLGSLSTKKPPRAVSKVHAFGKRGNALRRDPNLPVHIRGWLHKQDSSGLRLWKRRWFVLSGHCLFYYKDSREESVLGSVLLPSYSIRPDGPGAPRGRRFTFTAEHPGMRTYVLAADTLEDLRGWLRALGRASRAEGDDFGRPRSPPRPQPGEGPGGPGGPPEVSRGEERHGLESPEVARLSRLRGRPGLLTPSPTADLQSGPRIRRTRSPEPPPSSGDIAPLARPHTPLSRIDVRPPLDWGPQRQTLSRPPTPRRGPSSESGGGRPPRSPQHWSQEARTQAPSGSSTYLQLPPRAPGTRASMVLLPGPPLDSTFHQSLETDTLLTKLCGQDRLLRMLREEIDQRQEEKEQLEAALELTRQQLGQTAREAAAPGRAWGRQRLLQDRLVSVRATLCHLTQERERVWDAYSSLEQELGTLRETLEYLLHLGSPQDRASAQQQLWMVEDTLAGLGGPQKPPPNTEPDSPSPALQAEESSERESLPESLELSSTRLPEADWGRPPGGDRDLSSPRSGLGSPRVSRASSPESRRPASPQAGTKPPLARPRMSAQEQMERIRRNQEFGRPLPRPASPRLLTLGRTLSPARRQPDTEPRPVQGHSGAPKWLRSSGSWSSPRNTTPYLPTAEGHRERVLSLSQALATEASQWHRMMTGGNLDSRGDPLPPAPPPPSDPSPHVTSPPRSPVANSGSAGLSCGGSGRGAGPASWEPTWESGTAPPALTQEEGAWPLRVTLLQSSF
- the PLEKHA4 gene encoding pleckstrin homology domain-containing family A member 4 isoform X2, whose product is MEEGRPRSSLSLASSASTISSLGSLSTKKPPRAVSKVHAFGKRGNALRRDPNLPVHIRGWLHKQDSSGLRLWKRRWFVLSGHCLFYYKDSREESVLGSVLLPSYSIRPDGPGAPRGRRFTFTAEHPGMRTYVLAADTLEDLRGWLRALGRASRAEGDDFGRPRSPPRPQPGEGPGGPGGPPEVSRGEERHGLESPEVARLSRLRGRPGLLTPSPTADLQSGPRIRRTRSPDLFTPLSRPPSPLSLPRPRSAPVRRPPPSSGDIAPLARPHTPLSRIDVRPPLDWGPQRQTLSRPPTPRRGPSSESGGGRPPRSPQHWSQEARTQAPSGSSTYLQLPPRAPGTRASMVLLPGPPLDSTFHQSLETDTLLTKLCGQDRLLRMLREEIDQRQEEKEQLEAALELTRQQLGQTAREAAAPGRAWGRQRLLQDRLVSVRATLCHLTQERERVWDAYSSLEQELGTLRETLEYLLHLGSPQDRASAQQQLWMVEDTLAGLGGPQKPPPNTEPDSPSPALQAEESSERESLPESLELSSTRLPEADWGRPPGGDRDLSSPRSGLGSPRVSRASSPESRRPASPQAGTKPPLARPRMSAQEQMERIRRNQEFGRPLPRPASPRLLTLGRTLSPARRQPDTPVQGHSGAPKWLRSSGSWSSPRNTTPYLPTAEGHRERVLSLSQALATEASQWHRMMTGGNLDSRGDPLPPAPPPPSDPSPHVTSPPRSPVANSGSAGLSCGGSGRGAGPASWEPTWESGTAPPALTQEEGAWPLRVTLLQSSF